In a single window of the Tellurirhabdus bombi genome:
- a CDS encoding RNA polymerase sigma factor gives MEKKLSDEEIIHIYRSTLCKDYLAILYKRYVKKVHRTCLSFTRNYCDAEDFTHDIFIRAFSKIEQFKERSSFSTWLYAIAHNYCQDQLRAAKRLPVTGISENEADNVPEYTDIDSSQLMLQQLAQLLDTISPDKLTLLRLKYEDDLDSKEIAQLYNLKNSTVKMRLKRTRDQLFDSYRTLFLAS, from the coding sequence ATGGAAAAAAAATTGAGTGATGAAGAAATTATTCACATCTACCGAAGTACGCTTTGTAAAGATTACCTCGCTATTCTCTACAAACGCTACGTAAAAAAAGTACATCGAACCTGTCTATCATTCACCAGAAATTATTGCGATGCCGAAGACTTTACGCATGATATTTTCATAAGAGCTTTTTCTAAAATTGAACAATTCAAGGAACGATCTTCTTTCTCTACCTGGCTTTATGCCATTGCGCACAACTACTGCCAGGACCAGCTTCGGGCGGCTAAGCGGCTACCTGTTACAGGTATAAGTGAGAATGAGGCAGATAATGTTCCGGAGTATACGGATATAGACAGTAGTCAGCTAATGCTCCAGCAGTTAGCACAATTACTGGATACAATCTCACCTGATAAGCTTACTTTGCTGCGGCTTAAATACGAAGATGATCTCGATTCGAAAGAGATTGCCCAACTGTATAACCTGAAAAACAGCACGGTTAAAATGCGCCTGAAACGCACCCGGGATCAGCTATTTGATTCTTACCGCACTTTGTTTCTGGCCAGTTAG